One Ranitomeya variabilis isolate aRanVar5 chromosome 4, aRanVar5.hap1, whole genome shotgun sequence genomic window, ATAAAAGAAAAAACCTGATCACTAATcggcatagcgataaaaaaattaaaaacaccagaattaagtttttttggtcgctgctacattgcattaaaatgcaataacaggcgatcaaaagaatgttatctgcaccaaaatggtatcactaaaaacatcagccctcacccaacccaagatcacgaaaagtggagagtAGACGCTATGGGTTTcggaaagttttgaatttttttcaccacttagataaaaaagagcctagacatgtttggtgtctatgaactcataatgacctggagaatcataatggccagtcagttttagcatttaggcaaCCTAGCAACAGacaaacaagcaaaaaacaagtgtgggattgcactttttttccaatttcaccgcatttggattttttttcccgttttctagtacatgacatggtaaaaccaatggtgctcttcaaaagtacaactcatcctgcaaaaaataagcccccacatggccatattgatggaaaaataaaaaagatatggatctgggaagaaggggagcaaaaaatgaaaatacccctaAACTATGTTTTCCCCTAAAACGCAGCAAAGTTTCAGGGAAACACATGtgtggctgaaatcatgcagccagtgtccATTGCATGTTGCCCATGGATCAGGCAGCCTACATAAGCAGACAGGTACCCTTTAAGACCCCATAAATGCTACTTATGTCAAGTGGTGATGTTATGTTACCATTATCCctttgagaactataactcccagcatgtcctgaagCTCCAAAGGCATGCTGGGAGGTATAGTTCACCAGAGGAGCTGTACAGTGCTTTTATTTACTCTTATGTTTATTTTGACGCTTGCCTGAAATTAACTTACAACAAATGAACTCCTGTTCTCTCTGCGGCATGAGTTCAAGTTTTCTTGCCCTGCTGCCgtgctggacaggaggaagtgggcggtcttaAGTCCAGATCACGAGCTGCAGTGATGCAATTGAAGAGGCAGTGCTGGGGGAGCTGCGCGCTGTACTTCTCCAGCCCTGCCTCCTCAACTACGCCACTGCAGCTCGTGATCTGGATGGAAGACCACCCACTTCCTCCTCTCCAGCGCGGCGGTGAGTACAGAATGCTGCATGATTGTGGACGAACCAGCATGAATGGATCGAGCAGCCCACtacaggcaccggcccttctggcaattgccagaagtgcccgatgctcattccagccctggtggcctgtatatagggctacagaaactcactgtgctgtttggtgacatggtgtgtatcagactcaacatggaccagaggaagcgaaggaaagagttgtctcaggagattagaaagaaaattataggcaaacatgttaaaggtaaaagttataagaccatctccaagcagcttgatgttcctgtgattacagttgcacatattattcagaaatgtaagatccatgggactgtagaccACCTCCCTGGAtggggccacaggaggaaaattgatgacaaatcaaagagacggataatacgaatggtaacaaaagggcCCAGAAATACTTCTAAAAagtttaaaggtgaacttcaagctcaaggaacatcattgTCAGATCGTACCATCTGTCGTtgcatgagccaaagtggacttcaaaggagacgaccaaggaggacaacattgttgaaaaaaaatcataaaaaagccagactggaatttgccaaaccacATGTTGATAAGCCACAAAGCCtgtgggagaatgtcttatggacagatgagacaaaaatggaactttttggaaatgcatatcagctctatgttcacagatggaaaaatgaagcatatcaagaaaggaacactgtccctactgtgaaacatggaggaggctctgttatgttctggggctgctttgctgcatctggcacagggtgtgaatctgtgcagggtacaatgaaatctcaagactattaaGGGATTGTAGAGAGAAATGTgcttcccagtgtcagaaagcttagtATCAGTCgtcggtcatgggtcttgcaacaggataatgacccaaaacacacagctgaaaacacccaagaatggctaagaggaaaacattggactattctgaagtggccttctatgagccctgaccaaaatcctattgagcagctttgaaaagagctgaaacatgctatcTGGAAAAGACAGCCTTTAGAcaggagacaactggagcagtttgctcctgaggagttggccaaaatacctgttgagaggtgcagaagtctcattgacagttacatgaattgtttgattgcagcaaTTGCCTCAAaatgttgtgcaacaaaatattaagttaaggattCCATCATTTCTGTCCTGGCCTATTTCAGGAGTTGATTTTTTAATtcggtggaagcatggttgaaaaacaatgtctgactttcatataCTCATTTTCataaattatttattattacttttgtcagattcaagttatttctgtgatcattgtaGGTTTTTCTGTCACTAGGAAACACACCCcgcaaattaagtggattcttctcactataatattgctaaaCACAGGGATcataaatgttgtttgagcacactgcaagactcagaagtgagagcggattttgcttGGTTGATTCATAGAAACTGTTATTTTTCAACAACCTTTGAGCCACTagtagtgtgggaacctctgtttttccattgacagatgatggacctgagtggggacttgttttttgtgagatgagaattggtaatattttcgcctacataacattgattggtttctatTTAtttgatatttgggaggcagaatgaacaaacagttgaacatcatacactactggttcatccaacaaggttttctatttgactgggaactgtcattgtcttggtaaataaagGTTTTTTACATAGCTTGTCATTTTTATGGAAAGTTTAAGTAGAACtattcaaaaatataaaaagatattttaattaaaaaaatgtgttttattatcttagcagatgactgtaccaggagatcagagggacagttgACATCTTCAATTtataaatctgatgatcttgataTCCTACAAGACACACCTGAAGTGAATGCCAgtactccagatatatcatcatccattcacagcaaagatctgtcatctgatcctatgaaacaggtcccatcttctgattcattaccgactactaaggaaaatcaaagtcacaaaagaggcattaaaaaacaaactgctcctaaagcaaagaagtcattttcatgttcagaatgtgggaaatgttttaacaagaaatcacattttgttagacaccaaagaactcacacaggggagaagcctttttcctgttcagactgtggaaaatgttttgcaagtaaatcacattttgttagacaccaaataattcatacaggggagaagcctttttcctgttcagaatgtgggaaatgttttgcacgtaaatcagatattgttacacaccaaataactcacacaggagagaagcctttttcatgttcagaatgtgggaaatgttttgcacgtaaatcagattttgttacacaccatagaactcacacaggggagaagcttttttcatgttcagaatgtgggaaatgttttataaagaaaccacatcttgttagtcaccagagaactcacacaggggagaagcctttttcatgttcagaatgtggaaaatgttttagaaaTAAATCAAAttgtgttaagcaccagagaactcacacaggggagaagcctttttcctgttcagaatgtgggaagtgttttatccagaaatcagatttggttaatcaccagagaactcacacaggggagaagcctttttcctgttcagaatgcgggaagtgttttatccagaaatcagatttggttagtcacaagagaactcacacaggggagaagcctttttcctgttcagaatgtgggaaatgttttacccagaaagggacgcttgttagacatcagagcagacaCACATAGGAGAAgcatttttcattttcttaatgtgggaaatattttacttggaaatcaactgttaataaacatcagagacgtcacataggggagaagccttttttatgttcataatgttggaatagttttaaccaaaattgaatcttctgaaaatgggttgtctcttgtcattcctcatgtttgctgaaaaaaaaggataaaactaaactttattaattccaaatgtaaaactatacccatagttcacccctgaaggttagtcagaaaATGACTAATAAAAAAACATGTAAatctcagtatatagggtgaggtgacgtatacacacttactctccaagcctctcatttctacgggtttcatcgtcctTACCAAAGGCgacatgtcaaggtacatcctttgcaggttaattacttccctgtaaggccaaatatttaacttcagacgcagcatttttaagcatttttcaactttaaccccttcccgacccatgacaccacgtaggcgtcatgaaaacccgtgccaatccgacccatgacgcctatgtggcgtcatggaatgatcgcgtccctgcagatcgggtgaaggggttaactcccatttcacccgatctgcagagacagggggagtggtgcttcagcccagggggggtggcttcacccccccgtggctacgatcgctctgattggctgttgaaagtgaaactgccaatcagagcgatttgtaatatttcacctaaaaaacaggtgaaatattacaatccatggccgatgctgcaatatcatcggccatggctggaaaacctgaagtaaccccccccacacccaccgatcgcccccccccgtcctccgttatggggtccggtcccctccgtccgcctgccggctcccccgtcctgctgttcgctcccccctgtggtccgatcaccccccctgtggtccgatcaccccccctgtgctccaatccacccccccaccaccccttcatacttaccgatcctcccggtgtccggccgtctcctcgctgggcgccgccatcttccaaaatggcgggcgcatgctcagtacgcccgccggcagattccttacaagtacattttgatcgctgtggtaggttctaccacagcgatcaaaataaaaaataaataaataaacccccccctttatcacccccatagatagggacaataataaaataaagaaaatatatatatattttttttccactagggttagggttagaactagggttagggttagaactagggttagggttacgggtagggttagggttagggttaggggtagggttagggttacaggtagggttaggggtagggttagggttatggcatgtgcggatttggctgcggatccgcagcggattggccgcggatccgcagcggattggccgcggatccgcagcggattggccgctgcgaattcgtagcagttttccatcaggtttacagtaccgtgtacacctatggaagaccaaatccgctgtgcccatggtgcggaaaattccgtgcagaaacgctgcgttgtattttccacagcatgtcaattctttgtgcggattcctcaacgttttacacctgttcctcaataggaatccgcaggtgaaatccgcacaaaaaaacactggaaatctgctgtaaatccgcaggtaaaacgcagtgccttttacttgcagatttttcaaaagtcgtgcggaaaaatctcacacgaatccgctacgtgggcacatacccttagggttagggttggaattagggctagggttggaaatagggttaagattaggcttgtggttagggttacggatagggttagggttggaattagggttaccggtgtgttggggttagggttgtggttaggggtgtgttggggttagggttgggattagggttatggctacagttgggattaggattaggggtgtgttggggttagtgttaaagttagaaatgaggggtttctactgtttaggcacatcaggggtctccaaacgcaacatggcgccaccattgattccagccaatcttgcattcaaaaagtcaaatggtgctccctcccttccaagccccgacgtgtgcccaaacagtgttttacccccacatttggggtaccagcgtactcaggataaactgggcaacaactgttggggtccaatttctcctgttacccttgcaaaaataaaaaattacttgcgaagacataatttttgaggaaagaagaattattttttattttcacggctctgcgttgtaaacttctgtgcagcacttgggggttgaacgtgctcatcacacatctagataagttccttggggggtctactttccaaaatggggtcacttgtggggtgtttctactgtttaggcacatcaggggctctgcaaatgaaacgtgacgcccgcagaccattccatcaaagtctgcatttcaaatgtcactacttcccttccgagccctgacgtgcgcccaaacagtggtttacccccacatatggggtatcactgtactcacaacaaactgggcaacaaacattggggcccagtttctcctgttacccttgtgaaaataaaaaattgcttgctaaaacatcttttttgaggaaagaaaaatgattttttattttcacggctctgcggtgtaaacttctgtgaagcacttgggggttgaacgtgctcatcacacatctagataagttccttggggggtctagtttccaaaatggggtcacttgtggggtgtttctactgtttaggcacatcaggggctctgcaaatgcaacgtgacgcccgcagaccattccatcaaagtctgcatttcaaatgtcactacttcccttccgagccccggcatgtgcccaaacagtggtttacccccacatatggggtatcagcgtactcaggagaaactggacaacaacttttggggtccaatttctcctgttacccttgcaaaaataaaaaattctgggctaaaaaaatatttttgaggaaaggaaacacatttattattttcacggctctgcgttataaacttctacgaagcacttgggggttcaaagtgctcaccacacatctagattagttccttgggaggtctagtttccaaaatggggtcacttgtgcgggagctccaatgtttaggcacacaggggctctccaaacgtgacatggtgtccgctaatgattggagctaattttccatttaaaaagccaaatggcgtgccttcccttccgacccctgccgtgtgcccaaacagtggtttacccccacatatggggtatcatcgtactcaggacaaactggacaacaacatttggggtccaatttctcctattacccttggaaaattaaaaaatcctgggctaaaaatcatttttgaggaaagaaaaattattttttattttcacggctctgcgttataaacttctgtgaagcacctgggggttataagtgctcactatgcatctagataagttccttggggggtctagtttccaaaatggggtcacttgtaggggagctccaatgtttaggcacacaggggctctctcaaatggcacgcctccccttccgagccttgccgtgcacccaaacagtggtttacccccacatatgaggtatcaacgtactcagcagaaattgcccaacaaattttaggatccattttatcctgttgcccatgtgaaaatgaaaaaattgaggctaaaagaaattttgtgtgaaaaaaaagtactttttcatttttacggatcaatttgtgaagcacctgagagtttaaagtgctcactatgcttctagataagttccctggggggtctagtttccaaaatggggtcacttgtgggggaactccaatgtttaggcacacaggggctctccaaacgtgacatggtgtccgctagcgatggagataatttttcattcaaaaagtcaaatggcgctccttcccttccgagccttaccatgtgcccaaacagtggtttacccccacatgtgaggtatcagtgtactcaggagaaattgtccaacacattttaggatccattttatcctgttgcccatgtgaaaatgaaaaaattgaggctaaaataatttttttgtgaaaaaaaagtactgtttcatttttacggatcaatttgtgaagcacctgggggtttaaagtgctcactatgcttctagataagttccttggggggtctagtttccaaaatggggtcacttgtgggggagctccaatgtttaggcacacgggggctctccaaacgcgacatggtgtccgctaaagattggagccaatttttcattcaaaaagtcaaatggcgctcctttccttccaagccctgccgtatgcccaaacagtggtttacccccacatatgaggtatcagcgtactcaggacaaattggacaacaacgttcgtggtccagtttctccttttacccttgggaaaataaaaaaattgttgctaaaagatcatttttgtgactaaaaagttaaatgttcattttttccttccatgttgcttctgctgctgtgaaacacctgaagggttaataaacttcttgaatgtggttttgagcaccttgaggggtgcagtttttagaatggtgtcacttttgggtattttcagccatatagaaccctcaaactgacttcaaatgtgaggtggtccctaaaaaaaatggttttgttaattttgttgtaaaaatgagaaatcactggtcaaattttaacccttataacttcctagcaaaaaaaaaatttgtttccaaaattgtgctgatgtaaagtagacatgtgggaaatgttatttattaactattttgtgtcacataactctctggtttaacagaataaaaattcaaaatgtgaaaattgcgaaattttcaaaattttcgccaaatttccatttttttcacaaataaactcagaaattatcga contains:
- the LOC143766885 gene encoding uncharacterized protein LOC143766885, producing MDMDRDKMAERILHLTLEILFRLTGEDYTVVKTSSDRCQDPVSEGWGRPLSPITGPPPYPLIHEDINDQKILELIYKMIELLTGEVPIRCQDVAVYFSMEEWEYLEGHRDLYKNVIMEVPQPLTSPDLSSKRTTPERCPRPLLPQDCKQEDLNAPQDHQGEDLTHINTTETYVRGDEWCKEEIPTYDYPADDCTRRSEGQLTSSIYKSDDLDILQDTPEVNASTPDISSSIHSKDLSSDPMKQVPSSDSLPTTKENQSHKRGIKKQTAPKAKKSFSCSECGKCFNKKSHFVRHQRTHTGEKPFSCSDCGKCFASKSHFVRHQIIHTGEKPFSCSECGKCFARKSDIVTHQITHTGEKPFSCSECGKCFARKSDFVTHHRTHTGEKLFSCSECGKCFIKKPHLVSHQRTHTGEKPFSCSECGKCFRNKSNCVKHQRTHTGEKPFSCSECGKCFIQKSDLVNHQRTHTGEKPFSCSECGKCFIQKSDLVSHKRTHTGEKPFSCSECGKCFTQKGTLVRHQSRHT